In Armatimonadota bacterium, a genomic segment contains:
- a CDS encoding secondary thiamine-phosphate synthase enzyme YjbQ produces the protein MEIFPVRTTKRHQFVDVTAQVQKCVDEAGFKDGLVCVFVPHTTAGITMNENADPDVVTDVLETLAKVIPERAGYRHVEGNSDSHVKSSLIAPSLIAIVEDGRLKLGTWQAIYFAEFDGPRNRQCWVKMIGDGK, from the coding sequence ATGGAGATATTTCCGGTAAGGACAACGAAACGGCACCAGTTTGTGGACGTAACTGCCCAGGTGCAAAAATGTGTGGATGAAGCGGGGTTCAAAGATGGTCTGGTGTGTGTGTTTGTCCCGCATACCACTGCCGGGATCACCATGAACGAAAATGCCGACCCTGATGTCGTGACCGATGTGCTGGAAACACTGGCGAAGGTGATACCCGAACGAGCGGGGTATCGTCATGTGGAGGGAAACTCGGACTCGCATGTCAAATCGAGCCTTATCGCACCGTCGCTCATCGCGATTGTTGAAGACGGACGTCTTAAGCTCGGAACATGGCAGGCTATCTATTTTGCAGAGTTCGATGGTCCCAGAAACAGGCAGTGCTGGGTTAAGATGATTGGAGACGGAAAGTAA
- a CDS encoding STAS domain-containing protein, translating to MELQTGGVTLEGIRLETNVRDVDGVNVLDVTGEIDVYTAPQFKEAINSVLSGGQKHLIINFAQVTYMDSSGFGALLSATKQLKPAGGTVNLIKCCGSIDRILKITRLNTVFGIYDSLDEALEAVKA from the coding sequence TTGGAACTTCAGACAGGAGGAGTGACATTGGAGGGTATCCGTCTAGAGACAAATGTTCGTGATGTTGACGGAGTGAATGTATTGGACGTAACAGGGGAAATTGATGTCTACACCGCTCCCCAGTTCAAGGAGGCGATCAACTCCGTTCTTTCCGGTGGTCAGAAGCATCTAATCATTAATTTCGCGCAAGTAACCTATATGGACAGCAGTGGCTTCGGAGCGCTGCTTTCAGCTACCAAGCAATTAAAGCCGGCCGGCGGAACCGTAAACCTGATCAAATGCTGTGGTTCCATCGACAGAATCTTGAAAATTACCCGGCTCAATACCGTGTTTGGAATATATGACAGCCTCGACGAAGCGCTTGAAGCTGTAAAGGCGTAG
- a CDS encoding CPBP family intramembrane glutamic endopeptidase, translating into MVKGKNRFITVVVAIVGAVIVAALLRFNFAATSYNQYLVGNLIGIFWIPMLTVLFFFGEEPDKFGFLLGSWRRIWIVLVIAFAALFFMMLYASRMQGFQDYYPIFRRYPDFAAAFAGYPQQNPFLVAPMMMIYAELSYGMYLFCWEFFFRGYLLFGLQRSIGWSAILVQAIAFGILHAGKPGIEVIASFGAGVILGIIALNAKSFVPGFVLHWLASITFDLLIVAGRPHSG; encoded by the coding sequence TTGGTCAAGGGAAAGAACAGATTTATCACGGTTGTGGTTGCGATAGTGGGAGCGGTGATAGTCGCGGCGCTTCTGCGCTTCAATTTCGCCGCCACCAGCTACAATCAATATTTGGTCGGCAACCTGATCGGAATATTCTGGATCCCTATGCTCACGGTTCTGTTTTTCTTTGGTGAGGAACCGGACAAATTCGGGTTCTTACTCGGCTCTTGGCGGCGGATATGGATTGTTTTAGTAATAGCATTCGCAGCGCTCTTTTTCATGATGCTCTATGCAAGCCGAATGCAGGGTTTCCAGGACTACTATCCAATATTCAGACGATATCCTGACTTCGCCGCCGCATTTGCCGGTTATCCCCAGCAGAACCCGTTTCTGGTTGCCCCAATGATGATGATTTATGCGGAACTCAGCTACGGCATGTATCTGTTTTGCTGGGAGTTTTTCTTCAGAGGCTATCTGCTCTTCGGGCTGCAGCGGTCGATCGGGTGGTCGGCTATTCTTGTGCAGGCAATTGCGTTTGGAATTTTGCATGCAGGCAAGCCGGGCATCGAAGTCATAGCGTCGTTTGGCGCCGGAGTAATTCTAGGTATCATAGCTTTGAACGCAAAATCATTTGTGCCCGGCTTCGTATTGCACTGGCTCGCATCTATCACGTTCGATTTACTGATAGTCGCCGGGCGTCCACACAGTGGTTGA
- a CDS encoding amidohydrolase family protein, protein MIYKAAYIMTMAGDPIEKGEVLIKDGLICDIGIRLSEKYLDEPICDFGNCVILPGFVNAHSHVDYTWSRNQYDALNLWNWLDNVGYKNGRPEYDKALVSATFGTAECAYSGITCLGDSTLTGAAAEAMSLVGLRGIAYCELFGQSMGDNYAQDYAAKLNNLYELQARSSALVKVGLSPHTVYTSNIEVLELCAKSCSEIGIPISLHLAETWAEADYTMYGAGPIADWRVGMGYPPMITGLSPTLTLKKAGLLRKGVSLAHCVHVSDDDIDIIAHSGASVAHCPRSNAYLGCGIAPVTKLISAGAAVGLGTDSEGSCMRFDFFEEMRFALGMARASRQDAAVMTANDILRLATIGGAETLGLEGLVGTLEIGKRADMSVIDLSDTLPDEDLSLAVISRSPSDVVMVMVDGAEIVKDGRPVNIDMDEYKAKLGVRSS, encoded by the coding sequence ATGATCTACAAGGCTGCATATATAATGACAATGGCGGGCGATCCGATAGAAAAAGGCGAGGTCCTGATCAAGGATGGCCTTATTTGCGATATTGGAATCCGCCTGTCTGAAAAATATCTCGATGAGCCGATATGCGATTTCGGCAATTGCGTGATCTTGCCGGGGTTTGTAAACGCACATTCACATGTAGACTACACCTGGAGCCGCAACCAATACGATGCGCTAAACTTATGGAATTGGTTGGACAACGTCGGCTATAAAAATGGTCGCCCGGAATACGATAAAGCTCTTGTGTCAGCAACGTTTGGAACCGCAGAATGCGCTTACTCAGGGATAACATGCCTTGGCGATTCGACACTAACGGGCGCTGCGGCAGAAGCAATGAGCTTGGTCGGACTGCGTGGAATAGCTTATTGCGAACTCTTCGGCCAGAGCATGGGTGATAACTATGCTCAAGATTATGCCGCAAAGCTGAACAATCTTTATGAACTGCAGGCTCGATCATCTGCGCTTGTAAAGGTCGGTCTGTCGCCGCACACCGTATATACTTCCAATATTGAGGTGCTTGAGCTGTGCGCCAAGTCATGCTCTGAAATTGGCATTCCGATTTCGCTTCACCTGGCTGAGACATGGGCAGAGGCTGATTATACAATGTATGGCGCCGGTCCCATAGCCGACTGGCGCGTTGGTATGGGGTATCCGCCAATGATAACCGGCCTTTCCCCTACCCTTACGCTCAAGAAAGCTGGTCTGCTGAGAAAAGGCGTGAGCCTGGCGCACTGTGTTCATGTCTCTGATGATGATATCGATATTATTGCACATTCGGGAGCGTCAGTCGCGCATTGTCCGAGGTCAAATGCATATCTCGGCTGTGGGATTGCGCCGGTAACAAAGCTTATATCGGCGGGCGCGGCGGTCGGTCTGGGCACTGACAGCGAAGGCAGTTGCATGCGCTTTGATTTCTTTGAAGAAATGCGATTTGCATTAGGTATGGCACGCGCAAGCAGGCAGGATGCGGCTGTGATGACGGCGAATGATATTCTAAGGCTGGCCACAATAGGCGGCGCGGAAACGCTGGGGCTTGAAGGACTCGTAGGAACACTTGAGATCGGCAAGCGCGCCGATATGAGTGTAATCGACCTCAGCGATACTCTGCCTGATGAGGATTTATCTCTGGCAGTGATCTCACGCAGCCCATCTGATGTAGTAATGGTTATGGTAGACGGAGCAGAGATCGTAAAAGACGGCAGGCCGGTCAATATCGATATGGACGAATACAAAGCCAAACTCGGCGTCAGGAGCAGTTGA